AAAGGCTGCGGGGCGCCAAAGCCGCACTCTCCTGCGGCCGTGCCGGCGCCGCCGCCGGCAACAAACTGGTCGATACCAGCGACAGCACACCCAAGACCATTAAATAAGCGCCAATTGCGTAGGGCGTGCCAAAGCGATGGAGCAGGAAGGCGGCGATCAGCGGGGCGGGCCCTCCCGATACCACCGAGGCTAGCTGATAGCCCAGCGAGGCCCCGCTGTAGCGCACCCGTAAGGGAAACACTTCGGCCACCATCGCCGCTTGCGGGCCGTACATCATGTCGTGCGTCATCAGCGACAGGATTATAGCCACGCTTACCAGCCAGGGCCGTCGCGTATCCAACAACCAGTAGTAGGGCATCGCGTAAAGCGTGAGCGTCCCCGCCCCGATCAGGTACATCGTGCGCCGCCCGAGCAGATCCGAAACAAAGCCCCAAAACGGGGTCGTTACCAATGCCAGCGCACTGGCCAGCGTCAGCGCACGCAGCAACAGCCCCTGCGACAGTCCCAGATGCTGTGTGCCATAAGCCAACACCAAGGTCATGAAAATATAAAATGGCCCCTGCTCGGCCGACCGCGCCAGCGCCGTCAGCACCACCTCGCGCCGGTAGCCGCGCCAGACCTCGGCCAGTGGATAACGCGCCAACCCCTCCACCCGCTTGAGCCGATCGAAATCCGGCGTCTCCTTGATTCCCAGCCGGATATACAGCCCGATCCCGAACAAGACCGCGCTGAGTAAAAAGGGCACCCGCCAGCCCCACGCCACGAAGCTCTGCGCGCTCATCGTGTGATTGCAGGCGTACAGTGCGCCGGCCGCTAGCAGCATTCCCGCCGGGGTCCCTAGATGGGGAAAGGCCGCGAACAGGCCGCGGCGAAGGTCAAAGCGCTCCCACTCGATCGCCATCAGTACCGAGCCGCCCCATTCGCCACCGAGCGCAAGCCCCTGGATCACCCGCAGACTGACCAGCAAACCCGCCGCCCACAAGCCGATGCGCTCGTAGGTGGGCACCAGCCCGATTCCCACCGTGCTCGCCCCGGTCAGCATCAAGGTCACCATCAAGGTGGCCTTGCGCCCGATGCGGTCGCCAAAATGGCCGAACAGCGCCGCCCCTACTGGACGGGCAACAAATCCGACGGCGAAGGTGGACAGCGCCAGCAAGGTTCCCGCATACACGCTCTGATGGGGGAAAAACAGCCGATCGAAAATCAGCGACGCAACCATGCCATAGACGAAAAAATCGTAAAACTCGATCGTTGTACCTACTGTCGCCGCCGCCACCGCGCGCACGGCGTCGCTCCAGGCGAACACCGGCTCGCCCTTGGCCGGCAACACGCGCGCTGGCTCCATGGTCGCCCGATGCTACGGCATTAGCCCTGCTCGATCGACCCCGCCCGCTCCGAAACGTCCCTAATTTCGCTCCACTCGTCGCGCCCGATGCGGCCGGCGCTGCTTGGCCACCCCTGCCGCGACGATCTGCCCTGCCGGCACACCCCGCGTCGCGCCCTGCTGGCCCGCCCCGCCAGGATCGCATTCGGCTGGCGCCCCGGCTTCTTCCAGCAGCGCCCGTGCCCGATGGCACCAGCAGCCGCACTGGCGCTGACTGCCATGCAACCCCGCCCCCTGGCAACCCTCGCAGTAATCCGCTTGGACATCGCGCCGCCCATCTGCCATCCGCACGCTGACCGCCTCCAAGGCTTGGCGCAGTACTGCCTCCATTTGAGCTTCCACTTTTTATTCTCCTATAGTGCTTAAAAACTCTGTCACTCCGCTCTCAACTTCGGCAGCAGGAATCCAAAAAGGTGGCGCCAGCTCCGCTCCCATAACCTCGCTGCCTTCGTCGGCCTGTGGCTTGTCGCGTCGTTTGATTTCGTGGACCGTGCTGCGACTCTTTGCGGTCGGCGCGATAGCGTGGGCAGCCGCCTCTTGCACGACCAGCCGCTCGCGCAGCCGCGCGATCTCCCGCCGCACTTCGTCGCCACTCATCCCGAACAGGGCACAGCAGGTCTCGAATTCGATTGGAGCCCCGGGATCCCCCGCGAACCAGCTTTCTGCCACCGCTCGGTTGAGCCGCCGCCGCTCGGCCTGATCCGGGCTGCGCGACGGTTTGAAGGAATCGATAAACTCGCTGACCGCCCCTACCAGCAAAGTCCGCAGCAAGCCAAATTCGGGCGAATCCTCGGGTTCCGACTTGAGCTGCACCGGTAATACAATTTCCGGCGTCATCAATTTCGCCAGCACTTCGGCCGCCCGTGCATTGGCCATTTCATCGAAGCGTCGTTTCCGTCCTCGCTTACGTGCCATGCTCTCCGCTCTCCTCCGCCGTTAGCCGTCCCGACGCACTGCGGGCTGAGTGGGTTCCTCCTCACTCCAGCCCGCCGCCAGCCGCGGACAATCGTTGCCCGTGCATAGCTGAGCCACTCGGGTGGCTATCAGCCGCTTTTGAAACCGCTCGAATAAGCGCAAGAAATGGGCGCGCATGGTCTCGGGATTGCTGGTGGCGCACAGCTCCCTCCAACCCAGCGCCGCCACCGTCTGCCGCAGCGCCGGCGAACTGAAACGCGGCGTTTTGTACCATCCCGTGGCCCGAATCGCGCTCTGTACTTGGCCCCACGCCTGCGCCGGGTCCAACTCACCCTCGGCGCAGGCCAGTTGTCCCACCCGCTCGCATAGCGCCCCCACCGGCGGCGCGAAGGCTGCGGCCGAATGGATCGCATCGAGCACCGCGCGCTCCGCCAACGCCGCGGGCAGCGGGCGTAGGATACGTTCGTACAGTTGCAGCGTTATTTCGTTGGGCCGCCAGTTGGGGTAGGCGGCCGCTAAAATCGCCACAATTCGTTTGCCTTCCACTTCGTTCATATTTTCTTTTCCTCTTCGGTTTCCTGGCGCCCTACTGCCTCGCGCAGTCGGCGTAGCGCCATCTCCACCGGCGCGCTCGCAGTAAGACCGAGGTTTGGTTGACGCTTTAATGGCAGCTCACCCTGCACATGCGCGGGTGAGGCTCGCGCCGGTGGCCGGCCGAAGCGCACAGCGTTGCGACAGCGATTACGCCAAGCCGCTTCCCAATCGACGTAGCGCCGCGCATGGGCCGCGCAGTCGTCGCGCCAAGCCGCGAATTCTTCGTCCGGCTCGATTCCCAACCGCTGGGCGAACTCGCGCATGGCTTCGCTCAGCACCAGCCGCGGGGGCCAGCTCTCGGCACGGCGCGAGTTGGCCGCGCTGCCGGCCTTGGCCCTCGCATCTGCTCCACTAGCTGGCGCAGCTTGAATTTCGGCGGCGCTGATCCGGGATTGCGCGGCGGCTTGGGACTCGCAGCTATCGCGCCAGGCCGCCTGCGGAGAGCTGGTCTCGGATCCAAAAGCAGAACTCAGTTCAGAATCAGAGTCAGAGCGGCGCGCATCGTGCGCGCCTGATGCAAGCGCGGCGCTAGCCTCTGGCCCACTGTCGGGCACAGACAAAAGGAAACCGGCTTGGGCCAGAGCCTGGAGGTCGATTGGCTGGGAAGCGCACAATTCGTGGGCCAGCCAATCGGGATCGTTAGGAATCCGGTTGTCTAGGCGCGCAGCCAGGCTAAAGAGACCAATGAGATGGGCTTTGGCGGCATCGGGCAGGCGAAAGAAGGCACGGTCGCGCCACAGCGCCCCGTAAAGCCGAATCCACGGCGGATTGCGGTCCTTGTAATGCTGGAAGCGCTCGAAGTTGCGCACCCGCCACCACCGGGTCATGGCTGCGCCTCCCGGCGATCGGCCGCCAATACCCCCAGGCGTGGCAGCCCGGCCCGGCCCATCCCTCCGCCCTCGGCTTGGCGACAAGCCTGCTCGAGGCGCGCCAAGCTGCCCTCCGGCGCCACAATGGCGCCATGATGGCCGGCGCTCGCGCGCACTTTTGGCACCCTGCTCGGGGCCGCCCGCGCTTGGCTTACTCTCCGATTTGGCGAGGCTTTTTGGCTTGGAGCGGGCGACGGGGATCGAACCCGTGACGTCCAGCTTGGGAAGCTGGCATTCTACCGCTGAATTACGCCCGCTTGTGGTCTCAGAGTCTAAAACCCCTTTCGCGCACTGTCAAACTTCTCCAACCTCCGGCCTGAACTACGGAAACGATAACGCTCTTTCTCCCCTGGCTTTGCCCGTCGGATTTGCCGCAGACGGGCAAAACGGTCACAATTTTGCCTGTTACCAAACTTGCAAGGTCGTTATCCCGTGGCGCCGAAGTCCAGTCGACTCAGACTTTCCGACCCTCCCACACCTGTGTCACCCGCCCAACCCAACTATCCCTTGATAGCCCTGCT
The window above is part of the Candidatus Binataceae bacterium genome. Proteins encoded here:
- a CDS encoding MFS transporter encodes the protein MEPARVLPAKGEPVFAWSDAVRAVAAATVGTTIEFYDFFVYGMVASLIFDRLFFPHQSVYAGTLLALSTFAVGFVARPVGAALFGHFGDRIGRKATLMVTLMLTGASTVGIGLVPTYERIGLWAAGLLVSLRVIQGLALGGEWGGSVLMAIEWERFDLRRGLFAAFPHLGTPAGMLLAAGALYACNHTMSAQSFVAWGWRVPFLLSAVLFGIGLYIRLGIKETPDFDRLKRVEGLARYPLAEVWRGYRREVVLTALARSAEQGPFYIFMTLVLAYGTQHLGLSQGLLLRALTLASALALVTTPFWGFVSDLLGRRTMYLIGAGTLTLYAMPYYWLLDTRRPWLVSVAIILSLMTHDMMYGPQAAMVAEVFPLRVRYSGASLGYQLASVVSGGPAPLIAAFLLHRFGTPYAIGAYLMVLGVLSLVSTSLLPAAAPARPQESAALAPRSL